One window from the genome of Toxotes jaculatrix isolate fToxJac2 chromosome 17, fToxJac2.pri, whole genome shotgun sequence encodes:
- the LOC121197533 gene encoding protein max-like isoform X1 has translation MSENDDIEVDSDADKRAHHNALERKRRDHIKDSFHSLRDSVPSLQGEKNSVKQASRAQILDKATEYIQYMRRKNHTHQQDIDDLKKQNALLEQQVRALEKAKGNTQLQTNYSSDSSLYTNRKGSAVSAFDGGSDSSSESEPDEPPNRKKLRAEPS, from the exons ATGAGCGAAAACGATGACATCGAAGTCGACAGCGAT GCAGACAAGCGAGCACATCACAATGCGCTGGAGCGCAAGCGCAGGGACCACATCAAAGACAGCTTTCACAGTTTACGAGATTCTGTGCCTTCATTACAAGGGGAGAAG AACTCTGTTAAACAGGCTTCCCGAGCACAGATTCTAGACAAAGCCACTGAGTACATCCAGTACATGAGGCGGAAAAACCATACCCACCAGCAAGACATTGACGACTTAAAGAAGCAGAAtgctctgctggagcagcagg TTCGTGCACTGGAGAAGGCCAAGGGGAACACTCAGCTCCAGACAAACTACtcttctgacagcagcttgTACACAAACCGCAAAGGAAGCGCTGTGTCCGCCTTTGACGGCGGATCCGACTCCAGCTCTGAGTCAGAGCCAGACGAGCCGCCCAACAGAAAGAAGCTGCGTGCAGAGCCCAGCTAG
- the LOC121197533 gene encoding protein max-like isoform X2, whose translation MSENDDIEVDSDADKRAHHNALERKRRDHIKDSFHSLRDSVPSLQGEKASRAQILDKATEYIQYMRRKNHTHQQDIDDLKKQNALLEQQVRALEKAKGNTQLQTNYSSDSSLYTNRKGSAVSAFDGGSDSSSESEPDEPPNRKKLRAEPS comes from the exons ATGAGCGAAAACGATGACATCGAAGTCGACAGCGAT GCAGACAAGCGAGCACATCACAATGCGCTGGAGCGCAAGCGCAGGGACCACATCAAAGACAGCTTTCACAGTTTACGAGATTCTGTGCCTTCATTACAAGGGGAGAAG GCTTCCCGAGCACAGATTCTAGACAAAGCCACTGAGTACATCCAGTACATGAGGCGGAAAAACCATACCCACCAGCAAGACATTGACGACTTAAAGAAGCAGAAtgctctgctggagcagcagg TTCGTGCACTGGAGAAGGCCAAGGGGAACACTCAGCTCCAGACAAACTACtcttctgacagcagcttgTACACAAACCGCAAAGGAAGCGCTGTGTCCGCCTTTGACGGCGGATCCGACTCCAGCTCTGAGTCAGAGCCAGACGAGCCGCCCAACAGAAAGAAGCTGCGTGCAGAGCCCAGCTAG
- the gpx2 gene encoding glutathione peroxidase 2, which produces MTFIAKTFYDLKATTLEGDLVDFNVYRGRVVLIENVASLUGTTTRDYSELNQLQSKYPHRLVVLGFPCNQFGYQENCSNGEILSSLRHVRPGGGFQPNFTIFEKCDVNGTNTHPVFAYLKDKLPYPDDDPNSLMLDPKFLVWSPISRTDVSWNFEKFLIGPEGEPFKRYSKKFPTIDIEPDIQRLLRLTKT; this is translated from the exons ATGACGTTCATCGCCAAGACGTTTTACGACTTGAAGGCCACCACGCTGGAGGGAGACTTGGTGGACTTCAACGTGTACAGGGGACGGGTAGTCCTCATAGAGAATGTGGCCTCACTCTGAGGCACCACCACCCGGGACTACAGCGAGCTCAACCAGCTTCAGAGCAAGTACCCCCATCGGCTGGTGGTCCTGGGTTTTCCCTGTAACCAGTTTGGATATCAG GAGAACTGCTCCAATGGTGAGATCCTGAGTTCACTAAGGCATGTGCGTCCGGGTGGTGGCTTTCAGCCCAACTTCACCATTTTTGAGAAGTGTGATGTCAatggaacaaacacacacccagtcTTTGCCTATCTAAAAGACAAACTCCCCTATCCCGATGACGACCCCAACTCCCTCATGCTGGACCCCAAATTTCTGGTTTGGAGTCCCATCAGCAGGACGGATGTGTCTTGGAACTTTGAGAAATTTCTCATTGGGCCAGAAGGAGAGCCCTTTAAAAGATACAGCAAAAAGTTCCCCACCATTGACATCGAGCCTGACATTCAAAGACTGTTAAGATTAACCAAGACCTAA
- the LOC121197688 gene encoding sushi domain-containing protein 4-like isoform X1, whose protein sequence is MCNGMLESISKAFWAHTSATKQSFLLLLVLTVVSTGQGSGCVRPYMVQNSWVNLTETNRGSFPVGTVLQYSCDPGYLPDGPSILTCTTLGRWSSEPPHCIRSGACLPLTKPENGGYTCHPSPCRMFSHGTVIEFFCDEGFILSGDYNYLTCQDGQWDGPMQINCVSQGCIRPSMVQHGSTNLTDTNRSLFPVGTVLQYSCDPGYLPAGPSILTCTTLGHWSSEPPRCIHSDVCQPPHQPENGGYTCHPSPCGRLSHGTIIQYFCDEGYVLKGDNKFHTCQYGKWDSLMTVTCVMEQGCIRPSMVQHGSANLTETNRSRFPVGTVLQYSCDSGYLLDGPSVLTCSAQGHWSPEPPRCIRSDVCQPPYEPENGGYTCHPAQCQRLSHGTVIEYFCDEGYILKGDYKYLTCQYGEWDSQMKLSCLMEQGKDRDPTLPLGMPALSIVASTASSVALILLLVVLFVLLQPKLKSLHRRDQGVSGQPVSIMVEGVQVTLPSYEEAMSSGGASAAALNSESRVQIVLSEGQHATAPEAGPSRPSSLKQQQSEMAVVHSVPPASSSSSPLPSSSAWALEHAGATALSSSQRRPSAGSDQHSLSLDSEMDYSDDMPLLKEA, encoded by the exons ATGTGCAATGGAATGTTAGAGTCAATATCAAAAGCCTTCTGGGCCCACACCTCAGCCACTAAACAGTCCTTCTTGTTGCTGCTGGTACTGACAGTAGTGTCCACTGGGCAAGGCTCAG GATGTGTGAGGCCATACATGGTCCAGAACAGCTGGGTAAACCTCACAGAAACCAACAGGGGCTCGTTCCCTGTGGGCACAGTACTGCAGTACAGCTGTGACCCTGGTTACCTGCCAGACGGACCCAGCATCCTCACCTGCACCACGCTGGGACGCTGGTCCTCTGAACCTCCTCACTGCATACGCAGCGGTG CATGTCTACCCCTCACCAAACCCGAAAATGGGGGCTATACCTGCCACCCATCCCCCTGTCGAATGTTTTCCCATGGCACTGTGATCGAGTTCTTCTGTGATGAGGGCTTCATTCTCAGTGGAGACTATAACTACCTGACCTGTCAGGATGGGCAGTGGGACGGCCCCATGCAGATCAATTGTGTAAGCCAAG GTTGTATAAGACCCTCCATGGTGCAGCATGGCTCAACTAATCTGACAGACACCAACAGGAGCCTGTTCCCAGTGGGCACAGTGCTGCAGTACAGCTGTGACCCTGGTTACCTGCCTGCCGGACCCAGCATCCTCACCTGCACCACACTGGGTCACTGGTCCTCTGAGCCCCCTCGCTGTATACACAGTGACG TGTGCCAGCCTCCACATCAGCCAGAGAACGGGGGCTACACCTGCCACCCCTCCCCGTGCGGAAGACTATCTCATGGCACCATCATTCAATATTTCTGTGACGAAGGTTATGTTTTGAAGGGAGACAATAAGTTCCATACATGTCAGTATGGGAAATGGGACAGCCTAATGACAGTCACCTGCGTCATGGAGCAAG GTTGTATAAGACCCTCCATGGTGCAGCATGGCTCAGCTAATCTGACGGAAACTAACAGGAGCCGGTTCCCAGTGGGTACGGTGCTACAGTACAGCTGTGACTCTGGTTACCTACTAGACGGACCCAGCGTCCTCACATGCAGTGCTCAGGGACATTGGTCCCCTGAACCTCCTCGCTGCATACGCAGTGACG TGTGCCAGCCTCCATACGAGCCAGAGAATGGGGGCTACACCTGCCACCCCGCCCAATGCCAAAGACTTTCTCATGGCACTGTGATTGAATATTTCTGTGATGAAGGTTATATTCTGAAGGGAGATTATAAATATCTTACCTGTCAATATGGGGAATGGGACAGCCAAATGAAGCTCAGCTGCCTCATGGAGCAAGGTAAAG ACCGTGATCCAACTTTACCACTGGGGATGCCAGCCCTGTCCATAGTGGCATCAACAGCAAGCTCAGTGGCCCTGATCCTGCTCCTCGTGGTGCTGTTTGTGCTTCTGCAGCCAAAACTCAAGTCCCTCCATCG ACGTGATCAGGGTGTGTCCGGCCAGCCCGTGTCCATCATGGTGGAAGGAGTCCAGGTGACTCTACCCTCGTATGAGGAGGCTATGAGCAGTGGTGgagcctcagctgcagctctcaATTCTGAGTCTCGAGTCCAAATAGTGCTGTCTGAGGGTCAGCATGCCACAGCGCCGGAGGCTGGCCCCTCTAGGCCTTCTTccctcaaacagcagcagtcagagaTGGCTGTGGTTCACTCCGTACCACCggcctcatcctcctcatcacccTTACCCTCATCCTCTGCCTGGGCTCTGGAGCACGCCGGCGCTACAGCTCTTTCATCCTCACAAAGAAGGCCGTCTGCAGGCAGCGACCAACACAGCTTGTCTCTGGACTCTGAGATGGACTACTCTGATG ATATGCCCTTGCTGAAGGAGGCCTGA
- the LOC121197372 gene encoding ras-related protein Rab-15-like has product MAKQYDILFRLLMLGDSGVGKTCMLRRFTESEFDPSHISTIGVDFKMKTLEIDGVKVRVQIWDTAGQERYQTITKQYYRRAQGIIFVYDITNEPSFQHIAKWASDVDEYAPDKVQRILVGNKSDEELGRQVTKDQGIKLAETYEMEFFETSASTSSNISESFTRLTELVLQAHKRDVDSLLGSLDDYLEKAALEEEKGSRDSDNNIQRGCAC; this is encoded by the exons ATGGCTAAACAGTACGACATTTTGTTCAGGCTGCTCATGCTCGGAGACTCGGGAGTGGGAAAGACTTGCATGTTGCGCCGCTTCACGGAAAGTGAATTTGATCCCTCACATATTTCCACCATCG GagttgattttaaaatgaaaacattagaaATAGACGGAGTCAAGGTGCGTGTACAGATATG GGACACGGCCGGTCAGGAGCGTTATCAGACCATTACCAAACAGTACTACAGACGGGCTCAG GGCATCATCTTCGTATACGACATCACAAACGAGCCGTCCTTTCAGCACATAGCGAAGTGGGCCAGTGATGTGGATGAG TATGCCCCAGACAAAGTGCAGAGGATCTTGGTAGGAAACAAGTCAGATGAGGAGCTTGGGAGGCAGGTGACAAAGGACCAAGGAATCAAG CTTGCAGAAACCTATGAGATGGAGTTCTTCGAAACCAGTGCTTCCACCAGCAGTAACATCAGTGAG TCATTCACTCGTCTAACTGAACTGGTGCTTCAGGCTCATAAGAGAGACGTGGACAGCCTGCTGGGATCCCTGGATGATTATCTAGAAAAGGCTGCattggaggaggagaaggggagtcGAGATAGCGACAACAACATTCAGAGGGGTTGTGCCTGTTAG
- the LOC121197622 gene encoding sodium/bile acid cotransporter-like: MNVTEIYSGITNEGNASGNASLAVVDFDSPLNKIINSLAIVSLFITMISLGCTMEISKIKAHIFKPKGAAIALLAQFGIMPLTAFGLAKVLQMGPIKAVTVLICGCCPGGTLSNIFSLAIKGDMNLSIVMTTCSSFAALGLMPLLLYIYCQGFPGLESAVPFTGIITALVLTMVPCGIGIIINHYKPNYSPMVKKVGLSILIISGIAMLTLSVIAIKKILWIALTADVVGVAALMPLIGFFLGYVMSVICGFDAQCSRTISMETGCQNIQLCFAILKMAFSPQVMGPLFIFPLIYITFQCAEALLLALCFRCYQTFKATAEGKCHSCLFL; the protein is encoded by the exons ATGAACGTGACAGAGATCTACTCAGGAATAACAAATGAAGGAAACGCTTCTGGCAATGCAAGCCTGGCTGTCGTGGACTTTGACTCCCCCCTAAACAAAATCATAAACTCCCTCGCCATCGTCAGCCTCTTCATCACCATGATATCCCTCGGCTGTACAATGGAGATTTCCAAGATTAAAGCCCACATCTTCAAGCCAAAAGGAGCAGCCATTGCACTGCTGGCCCAGTTCGGCATCATGCCCCTCACTGCTTTTGGTCTAGCCAAAGTCCTACAGATGGGCCCCATCAAGGCTGTGACTGTGCTCATATGTGGCTGCTGTCCAGGGGGAACcttatcaaacattttttccctGGCCATTAAGGGTGACATGAACCTCAG CATTGTAATGACTACTTGCTCCAGCTTTGCAGCCCTAGGTCTAATGCCTTTGCTGCTTTACATCTACTGCCAAGGTTTCCCCGGTCTTGAAAGTGCTGTCCCATTCACCGGCATCATCACAGCTCTCGTGCTCACCATGGTGCCTTGCGGCATTGGCATCATCATTAATCACTACAAGCCAAACTACTCACCAATGGTCAAAAAA GTTGGCCTCAGCATCCTGATAATCTCCGGCATCGCAATGTTAACTCTGTCTGTCATTGCCATCAAAAAGATTCTATGGATAGCTCTCACAGCAGATGTTGTGGGAGTGGCTGCACTGATGCCACTGATTGGCTTTTTTCTGGGATATGTCATGTCAGTCATATGTGGATTTGATGCTCA atGCAGTAGGACCATCTCCATGGAGACAGGGTGTCAAAACATCCAGCTGTGCTTTGCCATCCTAAAGATGGCCTTTTCCCCACAGGTCATGGGACCCCTGTTTATCTTCCCCCTGATATACATCACATTCCAGTGTGCCGAGGCCCTTCTCCTGGCCCTGTGCTTCAGATGTTACCAAACATTCAAGGCAACAGCTGAGGGTAAATGTCACAGCtgcctct TCCTGTGA
- the LOC121197688 gene encoding sushi domain-containing protein 4-like isoform X2: protein MCNGMLESISKAFWAHTSATKQSFLLLLVLTVVSTGQGSGCVRPYMVQNSWVNLTETNRGSFPVGTVLQYSCDPGYLPDGPSILTCTTLGRWSSEPPHCIRSGACLPLTKPENGGYTCHPSPCRMFSHGTVIEFFCDEGFILSGDYNYLTCQDGQWDGPMQINCVSQGCIRPSMVQHGSTNLTDTNRSLFPVGTVLQYSCDPGYLPAGPSILTCTTLGHWSSEPPRCIHSDVCQPPHQPENGGYTCHPSPCGRLSHGTIIQYFCDEGYVLKGDNKFHTCQYGKWDSLMTVTCVMEQGCIRPSMVQHGSANLTETNRSRFPVGTVLQYSCDSGYLLDGPSVLTCSAQGHWSPEPPRCIRSDVCQPPYEPENGGYTCHPAQCQRLSHGTVIEYFCDEGYILKGDYKYLTCQYGEWDSQMKLSCLMEQDRDPTLPLGMPALSIVASTASSVALILLLVVLFVLLQPKLKSLHRRDQGVSGQPVSIMVEGVQVTLPSYEEAMSSGGASAAALNSESRVQIVLSEGQHATAPEAGPSRPSSLKQQQSEMAVVHSVPPASSSSSPLPSSSAWALEHAGATALSSSQRRPSAGSDQHSLSLDSEMDYSDDMPLLKEA from the exons ATGTGCAATGGAATGTTAGAGTCAATATCAAAAGCCTTCTGGGCCCACACCTCAGCCACTAAACAGTCCTTCTTGTTGCTGCTGGTACTGACAGTAGTGTCCACTGGGCAAGGCTCAG GATGTGTGAGGCCATACATGGTCCAGAACAGCTGGGTAAACCTCACAGAAACCAACAGGGGCTCGTTCCCTGTGGGCACAGTACTGCAGTACAGCTGTGACCCTGGTTACCTGCCAGACGGACCCAGCATCCTCACCTGCACCACGCTGGGACGCTGGTCCTCTGAACCTCCTCACTGCATACGCAGCGGTG CATGTCTACCCCTCACCAAACCCGAAAATGGGGGCTATACCTGCCACCCATCCCCCTGTCGAATGTTTTCCCATGGCACTGTGATCGAGTTCTTCTGTGATGAGGGCTTCATTCTCAGTGGAGACTATAACTACCTGACCTGTCAGGATGGGCAGTGGGACGGCCCCATGCAGATCAATTGTGTAAGCCAAG GTTGTATAAGACCCTCCATGGTGCAGCATGGCTCAACTAATCTGACAGACACCAACAGGAGCCTGTTCCCAGTGGGCACAGTGCTGCAGTACAGCTGTGACCCTGGTTACCTGCCTGCCGGACCCAGCATCCTCACCTGCACCACACTGGGTCACTGGTCCTCTGAGCCCCCTCGCTGTATACACAGTGACG TGTGCCAGCCTCCACATCAGCCAGAGAACGGGGGCTACACCTGCCACCCCTCCCCGTGCGGAAGACTATCTCATGGCACCATCATTCAATATTTCTGTGACGAAGGTTATGTTTTGAAGGGAGACAATAAGTTCCATACATGTCAGTATGGGAAATGGGACAGCCTAATGACAGTCACCTGCGTCATGGAGCAAG GTTGTATAAGACCCTCCATGGTGCAGCATGGCTCAGCTAATCTGACGGAAACTAACAGGAGCCGGTTCCCAGTGGGTACGGTGCTACAGTACAGCTGTGACTCTGGTTACCTACTAGACGGACCCAGCGTCCTCACATGCAGTGCTCAGGGACATTGGTCCCCTGAACCTCCTCGCTGCATACGCAGTGACG TGTGCCAGCCTCCATACGAGCCAGAGAATGGGGGCTACACCTGCCACCCCGCCCAATGCCAAAGACTTTCTCATGGCACTGTGATTGAATATTTCTGTGATGAAGGTTATATTCTGAAGGGAGATTATAAATATCTTACCTGTCAATATGGGGAATGGGACAGCCAAATGAAGCTCAGCTGCCTCATGGAGCAAG ACCGTGATCCAACTTTACCACTGGGGATGCCAGCCCTGTCCATAGTGGCATCAACAGCAAGCTCAGTGGCCCTGATCCTGCTCCTCGTGGTGCTGTTTGTGCTTCTGCAGCCAAAACTCAAGTCCCTCCATCG ACGTGATCAGGGTGTGTCCGGCCAGCCCGTGTCCATCATGGTGGAAGGAGTCCAGGTGACTCTACCCTCGTATGAGGAGGCTATGAGCAGTGGTGgagcctcagctgcagctctcaATTCTGAGTCTCGAGTCCAAATAGTGCTGTCTGAGGGTCAGCATGCCACAGCGCCGGAGGCTGGCCCCTCTAGGCCTTCTTccctcaaacagcagcagtcagagaTGGCTGTGGTTCACTCCGTACCACCggcctcatcctcctcatcacccTTACCCTCATCCTCTGCCTGGGCTCTGGAGCACGCCGGCGCTACAGCTCTTTCATCCTCACAAAGAAGGCCGTCTGCAGGCAGCGACCAACACAGCTTGTCTCTGGACTCTGAGATGGACTACTCTGATG ATATGCCCTTGCTGAAGGAGGCCTGA